In one window of Thermomicrobiales bacterium DNA:
- a CDS encoding ScyD/ScyE family protein, whose amino-acid sequence MSKIWKSLGMAAAGAMVVGGMLGTSLAPASAQDASPAAESAAPALPMGCTVAASGLANPRFLTVEDGIVYVTLAGSAGDEAIFAEAGEGTPEPTEPITTYGASGSVAAILADGSVTEVATGLPSFTFGTEVVGPAGIDVENGIAYVATGGVGPATGTVPALAGRAAVWSIDLQSGEATIVADLETYEIENNPDPYHIDSDPYGLVIGQDGMIYVADAGGNDIIKVDPATGDTSVLAVIPGLPGQQPNPERGDTNEIDPVPTGLALAPDGGLYVSLLSGGPFFPQTAALMHVAMDGTVTTVASGLTMLGDVTVAPDGSIYVVTMSENFIDPAGPAPGAIVKINEDGSNTPVITGIPFPNGIAFDGEGNAYITAMVSLPAGTPAGGMVLKCGADAFQMMHTMDMGTPAAAEATPAG is encoded by the coding sequence ATGTCCAAAATCTGGAAGAGTCTTGGCATGGCCGCCGCCGGCGCTATGGTGGTGGGAGGGATGCTCGGCACGAGTCTCGCCCCAGCCAGCGCCCAGGATGCCTCGCCCGCCGCGGAATCCGCAGCTCCCGCGCTTCCCATGGGATGCACTGTCGCGGCCAGCGGTCTCGCCAATCCACGCTTTCTGACCGTCGAGGATGGCATCGTTTACGTGACGCTCGCCGGATCGGCGGGTGACGAAGCCATCTTCGCCGAAGCCGGTGAGGGCACGCCCGAGCCGACCGAGCCGATCACCACGTACGGCGCATCCGGCAGCGTGGCCGCCATTCTGGCGGACGGCAGCGTGACCGAAGTCGCCACTGGCTTGCCCTCGTTCACCTTCGGCACCGAAGTTGTTGGCCCGGCGGGGATCGATGTCGAAAACGGCATCGCCTATGTCGCTACTGGCGGTGTGGGACCGGCCACTGGCACCGTTCCGGCGCTTGCCGGCCGCGCGGCCGTCTGGTCGATCGATCTGCAATCCGGCGAAGCCACCATCGTGGCCGATCTGGAAACCTATGAGATCGAGAACAATCCCGATCCGTACCACATCGACTCCGATCCTTACGGTCTGGTCATTGGCCAGGACGGCATGATCTACGTGGCCGATGCGGGCGGCAATGACATCATCAAGGTCGATCCGGCCACCGGCGACACCAGCGTGCTGGCCGTCATCCCGGGTCTGCCGGGGCAGCAGCCGAACCCGGAACGTGGCGACACCAACGAGATCGATCCGGTGCCGACCGGTCTGGCGCTCGCGCCCGACGGTGGGCTCTATGTCAGCCTCCTTTCGGGCGGCCCCTTCTTCCCGCAGACCGCTGCGCTCATGCACGTTGCCATGGACGGCACCGTGACCACGGTTGCCAGCGGGCTGACCATGCTGGGCGATGTCACCGTCGCGCCGGACGGCTCGATCTACGTCGTGACCATGTCCGAGAACTTCATCGATCCGGCCGGCCCGGCCCCCGGCGCCATCGTCAAGATCAACGAAGACGGCAGCAACACCCCGGTCATCACCGGCATTCCGTTCCCGAACGGCATCGCCTTCGATGGCGAGGGGAATGCCTACATCACCGCCATGGTCTCGCTTCCGGCCGGCACGCCGGCGGGCGGCATGGTGCTCAAATGCGGCGCCGATGCGTTCCAGATGATGCACACCATGGACATGGGCACCCCGGCAGCCGCAGAGGCAACTCCAGCCGGCTGA
- a CDS encoding TIM barrel protein translates to MRQIKPTTAWWCLAPVMTPEAIIQTTAELGYAGIEFAPREEWDAIRDAGLRIVCMRGHDDITNGLNDPSQHARIEREILANVALAQQYDIPALVCFSGERKGQDDASGAANTIAALQRVSRAAEEAGVLLALELLNSKVDHPDYMCDHTAWGVDVVSAVDSPAVKLLYDVYHMQIMEGDIIRTIGEHHQHFGHYHLAGNPGRNDPDETQELYYPPILDAIEATGYTGYMGMEYLPSGDPVESLRAAHQLFTR, encoded by the coding sequence GTGCGTCAGATCAAACCGACAACCGCCTGGTGGTGCCTGGCGCCGGTGATGACCCCGGAAGCGATCATCCAGACCACCGCCGAGCTTGGCTACGCCGGAATCGAGTTCGCCCCGCGTGAGGAGTGGGACGCGATCAGGGACGCGGGGTTGCGCATCGTTTGCATGCGCGGGCATGACGACATCACGAACGGGCTCAACGATCCGTCGCAGCACGCCCGCATCGAACGCGAGATCCTGGCCAATGTGGCGTTGGCGCAGCAGTACGACATTCCCGCGCTGGTCTGCTTCAGCGGCGAACGCAAGGGACAGGACGATGCCTCCGGCGCGGCCAACACAATCGCCGCCTTGCAACGGGTATCCAGGGCAGCGGAGGAGGCGGGCGTGCTGCTGGCGCTGGAGCTGCTGAACAGCAAAGTGGATCACCCGGACTATATGTGCGATCACACTGCCTGGGGGGTGGATGTCGTTTCCGCGGTCGATTCGCCGGCGGTCAAGCTGCTCTACGACGTCTATCACATGCAAATCATGGAAGGCGACATCATCCGCACGATCGGCGAGCATCACCAGCATTTCGGCCACTATCACCTCGCCGGCAATCCGGGCCGAAACGATCCGGACGAAACGCAGGAGCTGTATTACCCGCCGATCCTCGATGCCATCGAAGCAACTGGCTACACCGGCTATATGGGCATGGAATATCTGCCAAGCGGCGATCCGGTCGAGTCGCTGCGCGCGGCGCACCAGCTCTTCACCCGCTGA
- a CDS encoding cupin domain-containing protein, whose amino-acid sequence MIPETIQVGSEQATVLATSKETNGDLFAVELRVPPGGGPPVMHSHLPSEIYRVLAGEFTFYSTGSDGITTRRIARPGDTVTIPGNTPHTVRNESTEDAVALQVHAPGGAIEGFARAAAQLAVEHEPTIEEVFAIAERHGIELLGPVPHIGSSAMSGE is encoded by the coding sequence ATGATACCCGAAACGATTCAAGTGGGCTCCGAACAAGCGACTGTGCTCGCGACGAGCAAGGAGACGAATGGAGACCTTTTCGCCGTCGAACTGCGAGTTCCCCCCGGTGGTGGGCCACCCGTCATGCATAGCCACCTGCCAAGCGAGATCTATCGCGTGCTGGCTGGTGAGTTCACCTTCTACTCCACGGGATCCGATGGCATCACCACACGGCGCATTGCGCGCCCTGGCGATACCGTGACGATACCCGGCAACACACCGCACACCGTTCGCAACGAATCGACCGAGGATGCCGTTGCCCTGCAGGTGCATGCACCCGGCGGCGCAATAGAGGGGTTCGCGCGCGCTGCCGCGCAACTCGCCGTTGAACATGAACCAACCATCGAAGAAGTCTTCGCGATCGCCGAGCGCCACGGCATCGAGCTGTTAGGACCAGTACCGCACATCGGAAGCTCTGCTATGAGCGGAGAGTAA
- a CDS encoding MarR family winged helix-turn-helix transcriptional regulator has translation MSRDVPQLGGADRPRNLAVALRGAFNALNDLVIPHLVRQGYDDLRPAHAAVFQYLDDTGTTVSVLAQRAHMTKQAMAELVFHLEEHGYVIRTPDPGDRRAKLVLPTDRGLQVLRVAQAFVPEIECRVVRVIGEERLQQLRADLDAIEAEFRTPYGTDVT, from the coding sequence ATGTCAAGAGATGTTCCGCAGTTGGGTGGCGCCGATCGTCCGCGCAATTTGGCAGTTGCGCTGCGCGGAGCGTTCAATGCGCTGAACGATCTGGTGATCCCTCATCTGGTTCGGCAGGGATACGACGACTTGCGTCCTGCGCACGCCGCGGTCTTCCAGTACCTCGACGACACGGGCACGACGGTCAGCGTCCTTGCCCAGCGCGCGCACATGACCAAGCAAGCGATGGCCGAGCTGGTTTTTCACCTCGAAGAGCATGGCTATGTGATTCGAACGCCCGACCCGGGGGATCGCCGGGCCAAGCTGGTGTTGCCGACGGACCGGGGATTGCAGGTGCTCAGGGTCGCGCAGGCGTTCGTACCCGAAATCGAGTGTCGTGTGGTCCGAGTGATCGGCGAGGAACGGCTGCAGCAACTTCGCGCAGACCTCGATGCGATCGAAGCGGAGTTCCGCACACCATATGGAACGGATGTGACCTGA
- a CDS encoding ABC transporter permease gives MSTAVSTPTMAVSPAEASGTGSGFRWAISDTIQMVRRNLRHIPRSPELLLDVTVQPVIFTLLFVYVFGGAIEIPGVSYVNYLMAGIFVQTLVFACMTSGIGLAYDLQKGLIDRFRSLPMSRSAVVAGRTLTDLLRGMLAVAIMFVVGLAVGFRPEGTVLEWAIGLGILLLFSFAFSWIGVTIGMLVRTPEAVQAAMFVFVFPLTFVSSAFVPVDTMPSWMQTFAENQPLTKVINMLRDIFIGQPWRSDALWSLGWSLLLLAIFFPVAIHLYKKRTTE, from the coding sequence ATGAGTACCGCCGTCTCCACGCCCACCATGGCCGTCTCGCCAGCCGAAGCCTCCGGAACTGGAAGCGGATTCCGCTGGGCCATCTCCGACACCATTCAGATGGTGAGGCGCAATCTGCGCCATATTCCACGTTCGCCCGAGCTACTGCTGGATGTCACCGTGCAGCCGGTGATCTTCACACTGCTTTTCGTCTATGTCTTTGGCGGCGCCATCGAAATTCCGGGCGTTTCCTACGTCAACTACCTGATGGCTGGCATCTTCGTGCAGACGCTCGTCTTTGCCTGCATGACCAGCGGCATCGGTCTCGCCTACGACTTGCAGAAAGGGTTGATCGATCGCTTTCGGTCGTTGCCAATGTCCCGTTCCGCAGTCGTGGCAGGGCGCACGTTGACCGATCTGCTGCGCGGCATGCTCGCGGTTGCCATCATGTTCGTCGTCGGCCTGGCGGTCGGATTCCGGCCGGAAGGCACCGTCCTCGAATGGGCGATCGGGCTGGGCATCCTGCTTCTGTTTTCCTTCGCCTTCTCCTGGATCGGCGTCACCATCGGCATGTTGGTCCGCACGCCAGAAGCGGTACAAGCGGCAATGTTCGTCTTCGTCTTCCCGTTGACCTTCGTCAGCAGCGCGTTCGTTCCAGTGGACACAATGCCGAGCTGGATGCAGACCTTCGCCGAGAACCAACCGCTCACCAAAGTCATCAACATGCTGCGCGACATCTTCATCGGCCAGCCGTGGCGCAGCGACGCGCTCTGGTCGCTCGGCTGGTCACTCCTTCTGCTGGCAATCTTCTTCCCCGTCGCCATCCACCTCTACAAGAAGCGCACGACGGAGTAA
- a CDS encoding ATP-binding cassette domain-containing protein, with translation MSQSQPVVSAQGLEKRFGETRALRGLDLSLPEGQILGVLGPNGAGKTTAVRILTTLSKPDAGTASVAGFDVVRQPQEVRLRIGVTGQYAALDELLTGRENLHMIGRLARLSKTDAATRAAELLERLDLVDAADRVSKGYSGGMRRRLDLAASLMASPPIIFLDEPTTGLDPRSRMQMWDLIEDLVKGGASILLTTQYLEEADRLADDIVIIDHGLAIARGTADALKEQAGGQRLEVMLVHPEQLTKAEPVIQRFGHGPVQLDERRGRLFTPVSATDGLLAQVVLALDAEDIAVNDLGVRKPTLDDVFLQLTGRELSIEETTESEVVDIKERQAA, from the coding sequence ATGTCGCAATCGCAACCAGTTGTCTCCGCCCAGGGGCTCGAAAAACGCTTTGGAGAAACCCGCGCGCTGCGCGGGCTCGATCTCTCGCTTCCCGAAGGCCAGATCCTCGGCGTGCTCGGCCCGAACGGAGCCGGCAAGACCACCGCCGTTCGCATTCTCACCACGCTTTCCAAACCGGATGCCGGGACGGCGTCGGTCGCCGGGTTCGATGTCGTCCGCCAGCCCCAGGAGGTGCGCTTGCGCATCGGCGTGACCGGTCAATATGCCGCGCTCGATGAGCTTCTGACCGGCCGGGAGAACCTGCATATGATCGGGCGGTTGGCCCGGCTCTCGAAAACCGACGCCGCCACCCGCGCCGCCGAGTTGCTGGAACGGCTCGATCTGGTCGACGCCGCCGACCGGGTGAGCAAAGGCTACTCCGGTGGCATGCGCCGCCGGCTCGATCTGGCGGCCAGCTTGATGGCGAGCCCGCCCATCATCTTTCTCGACGAACCGACCACCGGGCTCGATCCCCGCAGCCGCATGCAGATGTGGGATCTCATCGAGGATCTGGTCAAGGGTGGAGCGTCGATCCTGCTCACCACCCAATACCTCGAAGAAGCCGACCGGCTGGCGGACGACATCGTGATCATCGACCACGGGCTGGCGATCGCGCGGGGAACCGCTGACGCACTCAAGGAACAGGCGGGAGGACAACGTCTGGAAGTGATGCTGGTCCATCCCGAGCAGTTGACCAAAGCGGAACCGGTGATCCAGCGCTTTGGTCATGGTCCGGTGCAGCTCGATGAACGCCGCGGCCGCCTCTTCACCCCTGTTTCCGCCACCGACGGCCTGCTGGCGCAGGTCGTCCTCGCGCTCGATGCGGAGGACATCGCCGTCAACGACCTGGGCGTGCGCAAACCGACCCTGGACGATGTCTTCCTCCAGCTGACCGGACGCGAGCTTTCGATCGAAGAGACGACCGAATCCGAAGTCGTCGATATCAAGGAGCGCCAAGCCGCATGA
- a CDS encoding TetR/AcrR family transcriptional regulator: MVIPELEDVVVVESAVPVSSRERIVATARALFVERGYASVSMQQIADATGLRKASLYHHFKSKEELLADVMAAEMDRVLVDFAEVRQIDGPIAEQLERIAQVNYQQFAQPELYKLAKEFFQHVPEAEHTEVHKRLQETQDLFAGLFQQAIDRGELEPVDPHHAAMMFFHMMMALAHDPGEFQTTVPPPPDEAAKLVTHVMLHGLATKR, encoded by the coding sequence GTGGTCATCCCGGAACTCGAAGATGTCGTGGTCGTCGAATCGGCTGTTCCGGTCAGTAGCCGGGAGCGCATCGTCGCCACGGCGCGCGCGCTTTTCGTGGAGCGGGGCTATGCCAGCGTCTCGATGCAGCAGATTGCCGATGCCACCGGGTTGCGCAAGGCGTCGCTCTACCATCACTTCAAGAGCAAGGAGGAGCTTCTTGCCGATGTGATGGCGGCTGAGATGGACCGGGTGCTCGTCGATTTCGCGGAAGTGCGCCAGATCGACGGTCCGATCGCCGAGCAACTGGAGCGGATCGCGCAGGTCAACTACCAGCAGTTTGCCCAGCCGGAGCTGTACAAGCTTGCCAAGGAGTTCTTCCAGCATGTGCCCGAGGCGGAGCATACCGAGGTGCACAAGCGGCTACAGGAGACGCAGGATCTCTTTGCCGGGCTCTTCCAGCAGGCGATCGACCGGGGCGAGCTGGAGCCGGTCGACCCGCATCACGCCGCGATGATGTTCTTCCATATGATGATGGCGCTGGCGCATGACCCAGGCGAATTCCAGACGACAGTTCCGCCCCCGCCCGATGAAGCCGCCAAGCTGGTGACGCACGTCATGCTGCACGGTTTGGCGACGAAGCGCTAG
- a CDS encoding NYN domain-containing protein: protein MSQRNRAVVYFDGFNFYYGCFRSGRSEAWRACRWLDLEAFCAAMFPNLDIQRIRYFTARISQSPLNPGAETRQAEYFRALATLPKVTIHEGTYAVTRKDRYLADPDSRFPTLLEPYQRVTILHNEEKGSDVSLATFLVADGFRNAFDVAIVVSNDSDLYEPVRIVADPEELNKTVLLVNPHPREVAYRLRQIPGVEYWKMTLNKLQGAQFPNLLSDADGTVCKPETW, encoded by the coding sequence ATGTCGCAACGCAATCGGGCCGTCGTGTATTTCGACGGCTTCAATTTTTACTATGGATGCTTTCGTTCGGGACGTTCCGAAGCTTGGCGGGCTTGCCGCTGGCTCGATCTCGAGGCCTTCTGTGCGGCCATGTTTCCAAATCTGGACATTCAGCGGATACGCTACTTTACTGCTCGGATTTCTCAAAGTCCCCTTAATCCTGGGGCTGAGACGAGGCAGGCGGAGTACTTTCGCGCGCTAGCGACGTTGCCCAAAGTAACAATTCACGAGGGTACTTACGCGGTTACCCGCAAGGATCGATATCTCGCCGATCCGGATAGCCGCTTTCCAACGTTGCTCGAACCGTATCAGCGGGTGACGATACTTCACAACGAAGAGAAGGGGTCCGATGTGAGTTTGGCCACCTTCCTTGTCGCTGATGGATTTCGTAATGCGTTCGATGTAGCCATTGTCGTCTCGAACGATTCAGATCTCTATGAACCGGTCCGGATCGTTGCCGATCCCGAGGAGTTGAACAAGACTGTACTGCTTGTGAATCCGCATCCGAGAGAAGTCGCCTACCGTCTCAGGCAGATCCCAGGTGTGGAGTATTGGAAGATGACGCTGAACAAGCTGCAAGGCGCCCAGTTCCCAAATCTGCTTTCTGATGCCGATGGGACAGTATGCAAACCTGAGACTTGGTAA
- a CDS encoding ABC transporter substrate-binding protein, with protein MPQPEPVRPAQSSSLVIDRRGLLTRSAALASSVAAFGAPAVAVRTQDSTLTIASNWTPADLDPQSGYDPGSGLMLCGIYEGLLRQTGDSGAQLEPCLAESWSANADSSVWTFLLRSGVTFQDGTPLTAEAAQASFDRQMTLNRAPANVLNRFVSSPDQIVAVDERTLRFDLDRSWPRFDVALAAPFGASIMNVAVAMAHDVDGDLGLGWCQTNAEGLGTGPYRLTELEPQSHATLERYDGYWGGWNDPHFDRVIIRVVVESETRRELLEQGEVDLVENIGLDSVADLEQNPDLVVDRQTLMTVRYLAITQTEPFTQPEARQALCWAFPYDEVLSGVLLGTAKPAFGAVSPNTYGFSPPSPAFTTDLDKARGLLASAGIPEGTRIWTVVNSGNISLQSVAELFQYNLQQIGIQLDIVDMDYGTFIAMIFGDQPAEERPTLLPIFWDPDYDDAWSQLWPMASCDAWNSGNGGHYCNERVDELLQAANDASDEDACLAALAEAQQLTGYDDPVSIYFALPEWITVLRADIGGFQVHPIVGSYLDYYAMYRRE; from the coding sequence ATGCCGCAACCCGAACCTGTCAGACCCGCCCAGTCATCATCGCTAGTGATCGACCGGCGGGGGCTATTGACCCGTTCGGCCGCGCTCGCGTCGAGTGTCGCCGCGTTCGGAGCGCCGGCGGTTGCCGTTCGGACGCAGGACTCGACGCTCACGATCGCATCCAACTGGACGCCGGCCGATCTCGATCCACAGAGCGGCTACGATCCCGGCTCCGGATTGATGCTTTGCGGCATCTACGAGGGGCTGCTCCGGCAAACCGGCGATTCCGGCGCCCAGCTCGAACCATGCCTGGCCGAATCGTGGAGCGCCAACGCGGACTCCAGTGTCTGGACCTTCTTGCTTCGGTCGGGTGTCACCTTTCAGGACGGGACGCCGCTCACCGCCGAGGCCGCACAGGCGTCGTTCGACCGTCAAATGACCCTGAACCGCGCGCCGGCAAATGTGCTCAACCGGTTCGTCTCTTCGCCGGACCAGATCGTGGCCGTCGATGAGCGGACGTTGCGGTTCGATCTGGACCGCTCCTGGCCCAGGTTCGATGTCGCGCTGGCCGCGCCGTTCGGCGCATCGATCATGAATGTCGCGGTTGCCATGGCGCACGACGTGGACGGCGATCTGGGACTCGGATGGTGCCAGACAAACGCCGAGGGTCTCGGGACCGGCCCCTATCGGCTCACCGAGCTCGAACCGCAAAGTCATGCAACGCTGGAACGCTACGACGGCTATTGGGGCGGCTGGAACGATCCGCATTTCGATCGGGTCATCATCCGCGTGGTCGTGGAATCAGAAACCCGCCGCGAGCTGCTCGAGCAGGGCGAGGTCGATCTGGTCGAGAACATCGGGCTCGATTCAGTAGCCGATCTCGAACAGAATCCCGACCTGGTCGTCGACCGCCAAACCCTGATGACCGTGCGCTATCTGGCAATCACCCAGACGGAACCCTTCACCCAACCCGAGGCGCGTCAGGCGCTCTGCTGGGCATTTCCATACGACGAGGTGCTCAGTGGAGTCTTGCTCGGTACCGCCAAACCCGCGTTCGGCGCCGTCAGCCCGAACACCTACGGGTTCTCCCCTCCCAGTCCGGCGTTCACCACCGATCTGGACAAGGCCCGCGGCCTGCTGGCGAGCGCCGGCATTCCCGAGGGGACGCGCATCTGGACCGTTGTCAACTCCGGCAACATCTCGTTGCAATCGGTCGCGGAACTCTTTCAATACAACCTGCAACAGATCGGTATCCAGCTCGACATTGTCGACATGGACTACGGGACCTTCATCGCCATGATCTTTGGTGACCAGCCGGCCGAGGAACGGCCCACGCTCCTGCCCATCTTCTGGGACCCGGACTACGACGATGCCTGGAGCCAGCTCTGGCCGATGGCCTCATGCGACGCATGGAACTCGGGCAACGGCGGGCACTATTGCAACGAACGAGTGGACGAGCTGCTACAGGCTGCCAACGACGCTTCGGATGAGGACGCCTGTCTGGCGGCGCTGGCCGAGGCGCAGCAGCTCACCGGCTATGACGATCCCGTTTCCATCTACTTCGCGCTTCCCGAATGGATCACCGTGCTCCGCGCTGACATCGGCGGTTTCCAGGTCCACCCGATCGTGGGAAGCTACCTCGACTACTACGCGATGTATCGACGGGAATAG
- a CDS encoding MFS transporter: protein MANTDSGAATAPATPMEQPSSGPDNAKMVLISLILVAAVANLNLSVANVALPSIGDAFDASQVQLNLVAVAYSLGLASSVLWLGALGDRYGRKMMLLLGVALSVPACLISAYAGSVEVLIFGRVFGGITAGMAYPTTLALIAALWTGQARTKSIALWSATGGAIAACGPVVAGFLLEHFSWRSVFVVTLPLAAIAFLLAWKYVPAHVHETTEPVDNLGGILSMVLVGSLILGINFAPVSTEHRLAIGLFCVAVIAVFLFIFRQERAENPLYDLKVAERRIFWVAAVAGIIVFGSLMGAMFIGQQFLQNVLEYSTLEAGMAILPAAVAMVVVAPRSAKIVESHGARMTLLLGYVFVVAGFVTMLLLWKDGISYWKVALGYIFVGIGVGLAGTPASHSLTGSVPVTRAGMASGTADLQRDLGGALMQSIFGALLTAGYAAAVATTISGSPNAAQVNASVETQLQKSYSSAEAVAKQYPEYSDAIIAGAQDAFLHGDQWAYAAGIIAVLIGGAIVFFMFPKKDEEEKLLAEYHAEDMKALAAMQQAAAAQAGGHAAQAA, encoded by the coding sequence ATGGCGAACACCGATTCGGGCGCCGCGACGGCCCCGGCAACTCCCATGGAACAACCGTCCAGCGGGCCAGACAATGCGAAGATGGTGCTCATCTCGCTGATTCTGGTCGCGGCGGTTGCGAACCTGAATCTCTCGGTCGCCAATGTGGCGTTGCCCTCGATTGGCGATGCGTTCGACGCGTCACAGGTGCAGCTCAATCTGGTGGCGGTGGCCTATTCGCTGGGTCTTGCGAGCTCGGTGCTCTGGCTGGGCGCGCTGGGCGACCGATATGGCCGCAAGATGATGCTGTTGCTCGGGGTGGCCCTTTCGGTGCCCGCCTGCCTCATCTCGGCGTATGCGGGTTCGGTCGAAGTGCTCATCTTTGGGCGCGTCTTCGGCGGAATCACGGCCGGTATGGCCTATCCCACCACGTTGGCGCTGATTGCCGCGCTCTGGACCGGGCAAGCGCGCACCAAGTCGATCGCGCTCTGGTCGGCCACTGGTGGAGCGATTGCCGCGTGCGGTCCAGTGGTCGCCGGTTTCCTCCTGGAACACTTTAGCTGGCGGTCGGTTTTCGTGGTGACTTTGCCGCTGGCGGCAATCGCCTTCTTGCTGGCCTGGAAGTACGTGCCGGCGCATGTGCATGAGACCACCGAGCCGGTCGATAACCTGGGCGGCATCCTCTCGATGGTGCTGGTCGGATCGTTGATCCTTGGCATCAACTTCGCGCCGGTGTCGACCGAGCACCGGCTGGCGATCGGACTCTTCTGTGTTGCGGTGATCGCCGTGTTCCTGTTCATCTTCCGGCAGGAACGAGCGGAGAACCCGCTCTATGATCTGAAGGTGGCGGAGCGGCGCATCTTCTGGGTGGCCGCGGTGGCCGGCATCATCGTCTTTGGCTCGCTGATGGGCGCGATGTTCATCGGGCAGCAGTTCTTGCAGAACGTGCTCGAATACTCGACCCTGGAGGCTGGAATGGCCATCCTGCCGGCTGCCGTTGCGATGGTGGTGGTGGCGCCGCGGTCGGCCAAGATCGTCGAGTCGCATGGCGCGCGCATGACCTTGCTGCTGGGGTATGTCTTTGTGGTGGCCGGGTTCGTCACCATGCTGCTGCTCTGGAAGGACGGCATTTCCTATTGGAAGGTGGCGCTGGGCTACATCTTCGTGGGCATCGGCGTCGGCCTGGCTGGCACGCCGGCTTCCCATTCGTTGACCGGATCGGTGCCGGTCACCCGCGCCGGCATGGCCTCGGGCACCGCCGATCTGCAACGCGACCTGGGCGGGGCGTTGATGCAGTCGATCTTTGGCGCGTTGCTGACTGCGGGATATGCCGCCGCGGTCGCCACCACGATTTCCGGCTCGCCCAACGCCGCGCAGGTCAACGCCTCGGTCGAAACGCAGCTGCAAAAGTCGTATTCCTCGGCCGAAGCAGTCGCGAAGCAATATCCGGAATATTCGGATGCGATCATCGCTGGGGCGCAGGACGCGTTCCTGCACGGAGATCAATGGGCCTATGCCGCTGGCATCATCGCGGTGTTGATTGGTGGGGCGATCGTCTTCTTCATGTTCCCGAAGAAGGATGAAGAGGAGAAGCTGCTGGCCGAATATCATGCGGAAGACATGAAGGCATTGGCGGCCATGCAACAAGCCGCCGCAGCGCAAGCGGGCGGGCACGCGGCGCAGGCTGCCTGA
- a CDS encoding TRIC cation channel family protein, producing MDISMIPDTVLAATNPVHWGGFKWYGNFTTIDLIAATTNAFNGAMLVREPSHYRKYSIVGILLFAILGGIGGGVTRDVLVSDVPAALQNPAYLTLCILAGIAGYLIAFDREERFRHGTFQILTAFSLPWYAIVGAQKGVDVGLPVWGCLMLAVVGPTAGRWFIDVCSGVTPKHFVQSEWWTTIAFLTGLVWILTYSFVTSNTWVCAGVAFLVGFTVRLLAITRKWEEPLPKHMVVDVPGDDELRLPRL from the coding sequence TTGGATATTTCGATGATTCCAGATACGGTGCTGGCGGCTACCAATCCGGTCCATTGGGGCGGTTTCAAGTGGTACGGCAATTTCACGACGATCGACCTGATCGCCGCAACGACGAATGCCTTCAATGGCGCCATGCTGGTGCGCGAGCCGAGCCACTACCGCAAGTACTCGATTGTCGGCATCTTGCTGTTCGCGATTCTGGGAGGAATTGGCGGCGGTGTGACGCGAGACGTGTTGGTGTCCGATGTTCCCGCGGCATTGCAGAATCCGGCCTATCTGACACTCTGCATCCTTGCCGGGATCGCGGGCTATCTCATCGCCTTCGACCGGGAAGAACGGTTTCGGCATGGAACGTTCCAGATCTTGACCGCATTCTCCCTTCCCTGGTACGCCATCGTCGGCGCGCAAAAGGGAGTCGATGTCGGACTTCCCGTGTGGGGTTGCTTGATGCTGGCCGTGGTTGGTCCGACGGCTGGGCGGTGGTTCATCGACGTGTGCAGCGGGGTGACACCGAAGCACTTCGTGCAGTCTGAGTGGTGGACGACCATCGCCTTTCTCACTGGGTTGGTCTGGATTCTCACCTACTCATTCGTAACCTCCAACACCTGGGTGTGCGCTGGAGTGGCGTTCCTGGTGGGATTCACGGTCCGGCTGCTGGCGATTACCCGGAAATGGGAGGAGCCGCTGCCCAAACACATGGTGGTCGACGTTCCGGGCGACGACGAGCTTCGATTGCCCAGACTGTAG